A window of the Vicinamibacteria bacterium genome harbors these coding sequences:
- a CDS encoding GNAT family N-acetyltransferase: protein MAEEYFRIEEIESVRSPLFHASYALYRRVFPKDEQMPKRYFLEHLTEARLGLARPFNFHYFVASRGEKVVGFGCCTYMAVENVGFIDYLAVDSGEEGRGVGTAVRKRLVESLRGDARDAGYDDLVAVLGEIQEESPWLHRLLATGACALDIDYYQPPLEDHKNPVPLVLYVEPVAEGFAELTVQQVSRILYALYRRLYRIPYPLQDPNFRSMLKQLKGKEHVGWKRIGPRAPARSERTAPHSAPVTAFAVARTISARPPGRPRGALSAARNGAGSGLRALPTALPDAGRREAAAHSGPTPAAPDSRNTPASTPQV, encoded by the coding sequence ATGGCTGAGGAATATTTTCGCATCGAGGAGATAGAAAGCGTCCGCTCACCCCTGTTTCATGCCTCCTACGCCCTGTACCGTCGGGTATTTCCCAAGGACGAACAGATGCCCAAGCGGTATTTCCTCGAACACCTGACCGAGGCGCGACTCGGCCTCGCTCGACCCTTCAATTTTCACTACTTCGTGGCCAGCCGTGGAGAAAAGGTCGTGGGGTTCGGATGCTGTACCTACATGGCGGTCGAGAACGTTGGCTTCATCGACTACCTGGCAGTGGATTCGGGGGAAGAGGGTCGTGGGGTCGGAACCGCCGTCCGCAAACGACTCGTGGAGTCACTTCGCGGGGACGCCCGGGACGCGGGTTACGACGACCTGGTGGCGGTGCTGGGTGAGATTCAGGAAGAAAGCCCCTGGCTTCACCGACTGCTCGCGACCGGTGCCTGCGCGCTCGATATCGACTACTACCAACCGCCGCTGGAAGACCACAAGAACCCTGTCCCCCTGGTCTTGTACGTCGAGCCGGTGGCCGAGGGCTTTGCCGAGCTTACGGTGCAGCAGGTGAGTCGCATCTTGTACGCCTTGTACCGACGACTCTATCGAATACCCTATCCGTTGCAGGATCCCAATTTCCGATCCATGCTCAAGCAGCTCAAGGGAAAGGAGCACGTGGGCTGGAAACGGATCGGACCCCGAGCGCCAGCCCGCTCGGAGCGAACCGCGCCGCACTCCGCTCCCGTGACGGCCTTTGCCGTTGCTCGAACCATCTCCGCCCGACCCCCGGGAAGACCTCGTGGCGCGCTCTCCGCTGCCCGAAACGGAGCCGGGAGCGGCCTTCGGGCGCTCCCCACGGCTTTGCCGGATGCTGGCCGACGTGAGGCCGCCGCGCACTCCGGCCCCACTCCTGCGGCTCCCGATTCCCGAAACACCCCAGCCTCCACGCCCCAAGTCTGA